CCCAGGACCAGATGCTGCTGCTGGGCCGCAAGACATCGGTGGAACGCCTGGCTTCCTTTCTGCTCAGCCTCTCGCAGCGGGCCCGGCGGCATGGCTTGCCGGACAACCCGGTCGCGTTGACCATGAGCCGAACCGACATCGCCGATTTTCTGGGACTGACCACGGAAACCGTCAGTCGCACCTTCACCAAGCTGCGCAACGCCAAGGTCATCGCGCTCGAGGGCAATGACACGGTGCGCCTGGTCGATATGGCGGCGCTGAGCGGCCTGCTCGCGGGCGACGACAGCGCCGATAGCTAGGCCGCGGCCGGCGAGTCCGCATTTCCTCTCGCCCCCTGCCTTTTGATGAGCTTCTCAAGCTCGATCAGCAAGAACGCGGCACCGGCACAAAGGGCCACGGCGCCCCAGCTCGCCAGCGGCATCGCCACCGTTCCGAAAAAGGACTGCATCGGCGGCGCGTAGGTGAATGCCGCCTGCAGACCGAGGATCGCGGCGACCGCTCCCAGCACGACCCGATTGCCGGTCAGCGCCTTCCAATTCAGCACCGACCCGGTCAAGGACCGGATGTTGAAGAGATACGCGACCTCGATGCCCACCAGGGTGTTGACCGCCACGGTCCTGGCCAGAGCGACATGTCCGCTCTGGGACATCTCCCAGAGAAACGTGCCGAAGCAGGCGGCTGTCATCAATGCCGTGACGAACAGAATCCGCCACAGCAACGTGCGATCGAGCAGAGGCGCGTCGCGGCGGCGGGGCGAACGCCGCATCAGGCCGGGTTCCGCCGTCTCGAAGGCGATCGCCAGAGTCAGCGTGATCTCGGTGGCGAGATTGATCCACAGGATCTGCAGCGGCGAAATCGGCAGCGTGACGCCGAACAGAATGGCCACGATGATCGACGCCGCTTCGCCACCATTGGTGGGCAAAAGGTAGGTGAGGGTTTTCCGCAGGTTCTCGTAGATCGTGCGCCCCTCCTCGACCGCCGCCGTGATGGTGGCGAAATTGTCGTCGGACAAGACCAGTTGTGCCGCCTCCTTCGCCGCTTCCGTTCCCTCCTTCCCCATCGCGATGCCGACATCGGCGCGCTTCAGCGCCGGGGCGTCGTTGACGCCGTCGCCCGTCATCGCCACCACGGCGCCCGCGGCCTGCAGGGCCTCGACCAGACGAAGCTTGTGCTCCGGCCCGGTGCGGGCGAAGACATCGACATCGCCGGCGATCCGCTGCAGCTCCGCCGGTGTCATCCGGTCGATCGCCCCGCCGGTGACGACCTGCTCCGCGTTGGCGAAACCGAGCTTCCGGCCGATGGCCCGCGCGGTTTCCACATGGTCGCCAGTGATCATCTTCACCCGGATGCCTGCCGCACGGCAGCGGGCGATCGCCTGGATCGCCTCCGGCCGCGGCGGATCGCTCATGCCGACAAGGCCCAGCAGCTTCATCGGCGGCAGGTCGCGCCCCCGATCGTCGAGCCTGGCGAGCGCAACGCCCTGGGCTGCCGCCACCGCCAGAACGCGCTGTCCTCTTTGCCCCAGCCGGTTCGCCGCGGCGTCCCAGGCCGCCCGCTCGGCGCTGCCGGGTGCGATCGCGCAAAGGTCCAGCAGACGCTCCGGCGCTCCCTTGGCATAGAGGACGCGCCTGCCATCGCCCGATTCATGGAGCGTCGCCATGAAGCGCCGTTCGGACGTGAAGTGCAGTTGATCGATGCGAGGCTTGCTCCGCCGCATGACGGCATAGTCACGGCCGGCCTTGTATCCCAGGATCAGGAAGGCGATCTCCGTCGGATCGCCGGCAACCTGCGGGGCGCCGGTCGCATCCCGGGACACGTCGGCGTCGTTGCACAGCAAGCCGCCCTGGATCACCTCGAGGAGATCGCCGTCAATTGCCCCGGCCGCGATCGGAACGTCCGATGCTGTCAAGAAACCGCCCAACTCGTAGCCGACGCCGGTAACCTCGACCGCAGCGGCCCCGGTGACGACAGATTCAATCGTCATTTCGTTCCGCGTCAGGGTCCCGGTCTTGTCCGTGCAGATGATGTCCACCGCCCCCAGCGTCTCGACCGCCGCCAGCCGGCGGACGATGGCGTGGCGGCGCGCCATTCGTTGCACCCCGATCGCCAGCGCGATCGTCACGATCGCCGGGAGGCCTTCGGGAATGGCGGCAACCCCCAGCCCGACCGCCGCGAGCAGCATCTCGCCATGGTCGTAATCGCGCCACAGCGTGCCCAGCCCGAATCCAAGAATCGCCAGCGCCAGCACGGCGTAGGTGAATTGCCGGCCGAAGCGGTCGAGGCTTTCGGCGAGCGGCGTCGTGGAAGGCTCGATGGCGATCAGCAGCCGGCCGATGCGCCCCGCCTCGGTTCGTTCGCCGGTCGCGACCACGACGCCGGTTCCATGGCCACGGGTCACCAGGGTGCCGGCGAACGCCATCGAGCGTCGATCACCGAGCTCGGCATCGACGCCGACCGGCGAGGATGTCTTTTCGACCGGGGCCGACTCTCCGGTCAGAACCGACTCCTGGATCGACAGCCCGTGTGCCTCGATCAGCCGCATGTCGCCGGACAGACGGTCGCCGGGTTCGAGCAGGGCGATATCGCCCGGCACCAATCGCTCGGCCGGGATCCTTTGGCGAACGCCATTCCGAAGCAGCGTGACGCTGGGCGCGAGCAGCTTGCGGATGGCGGCGAGTGCGTTTTCGGCGCGCGCCTCCTGGAGATATCCGATCGTCCCGTTGATCAGCACCACGCCGAGAATCACCGCGCAATCGAGCCACTCCCCGATCACCGCGGTCAGGATCGCGGCGGCAAGCAGGATGTAGATCAGGAGACTCCGGAACTGGCCGGCGAAACGCCGCCAGGCCGGCGTCCTGGGCGGCTGCGGTAATCGGTTCCAGCCGACGCTCGCCAGGCGGCGTTCGGCCTCCTCCTCGGTCAGCCCCCGCGCGCCACTCCCAAGGCGCAAGAGACAATCCGCCGCGGGAAGCGCATGCCAATTGGGCACCGGTCCATCGGCATCATTCGCTCGCATCGGTCGACGGCCAATTGCCATGGACTGCCGCTATCCTGTTAACTGTCGCATCCGCAAGGGGAGAGCTTGATCATTCAAGCCCGCGCCAGCCACGGGTGCCTTGATCTACCGCAGGGACCGAGCGTCCTGGAAATGCCCGGTAGCCGGGACGAGCCTGCCTCTGTGGAGCAGTTGAACCTGCCATGAGCATTCGCAACTTCGACAAGATGATGAAGCCGTCGAGCGTCGCCCTGATCGGCGCGAGCCCGAAGCGCGACAGCGTCGGCGGCGTCCTGACCCGAAACCTGCTGCATCGCTTCAAGGGGCCGGTCGGCCTGGTCAATCCGCGTCACGCCGACATCTTCGGCACGGCCGTGGTGCCCCATGTCGGCGCGCTGGATTTCATACCCGACCTGGCCGTCATCGCCACGCCCGCTCCGACCGTCCCGGGCATCGTAGCCGAGCTGGGCGGGATCGGCTGCAAGGCCGCGGTCGTCATCAGCGCCGCCTTCGGCTCGAGCGCGGAAGGCCAAGCTCTCACCCAGGCCATGCGCGATGCCGCGCGGCCGCATCTCCTGCGCATTCTCGGGCCCAACTGCGTCGGGCTCATGCTGCCGGGTCTGTCGCTCAATGCCAGCTTCGCACATCTCGATCCCCTGAACGGCCCGATCGCGTTCCTGTCCCAGTCGGGTGCGATCATCACCTCGGTCCTCGACTGGGCCAAGCCGCGCGGGATCGGATTTTCCTGCATGGTCTCGATGGGCGAGATGGCCGACATCGATTTCGGCGACATGCTGGATTATCTGGCGGGCGACCCCAACACCCACTCGATCCTGCTCTATGTCGAGGCGGTCACCAATGCCCGCAAATTCATGTCGGCGGCGCGCATCGCCGCCCGCAGCAAGCCCGTCATCGTCATCAAGGCCGGGCGCTTTGCCCAGACCGCCAAGGCCGTGGCCTCCCATACCGGCTCGCTCGCCGGATCGGACACCGTCTATGACGCCGCCTTCCGGCGGGCCGGCATGCTCCGCGTCTTCAGCCTCGACGAGCTCTTCGCGGCCGCCGAGACCCTCGGCAATGGCCGGCGCATCGCCGGCGACCGGCTCGCGATCCTGACCAACGGCGGCGGCATCGGCATTCTCGCGACCGACGAGCTGGCCGCCCAGGACGGAAAGCTGGCCGAGCTCTCGCCGGGCACCCAGGCCAGGCTCGAAGCGGTGCTGCCGCCCACTTGGTCGCATGGGAATCCGGTCGACATCATCGGCGACGCGACGCCCGAACGCTATGCGCAGGCGATCGGTCCACTGCTGACGGACCCCGGCTCGGATGTGCTGCTGATCCTGAACTGCCCGACCGCCATTGCGCCCAGCGTCCAGACCGCCGCCGCCGTGATCGAAGCCGTGCGGAAGGCCGACCGCCCCGTGCTGGCAAGCTGGATCGGCGAGCAGGACGCGCGCGACGCCCGCAGGCTCCTCGCGGCGGCGCAGATTCCGAGCTACGAGACGCCCGAGCAGGCGGTGCGCGGTTTCATGCATCTGGTGCGCTATCGGCGCAATCAGGAGATCCTGATCCAGACGCCGCCGTCCGTGCCGGAGCAGTTCGTCGTCGATCTGCCGGGTGCGCAGGCCGCGGTTGCGGCGGCCCTCGGCGAGGGCCGATCGCTGCTCCAGGGCCCGGAGGCGCAAGCCATCCTGAAGGC
The nucleotide sequence above comes from Hypericibacter terrae. Encoded proteins:
- a CDS encoding cation-translocating P-type ATPase translates to MRLGSGARGLTEEEAERRLASVGWNRLPQPPRTPAWRRFAGQFRSLLIYILLAAAILTAVIGEWLDCAVILGVVLINGTIGYLQEARAENALAAIRKLLAPSVTLLRNGVRQRIPAERLVPGDIALLEPGDRLSGDMRLIEAHGLSIQESVLTGESAPVEKTSSPVGVDAELGDRRSMAFAGTLVTRGHGTGVVVATGERTEAGRIGRLLIAIEPSTTPLAESLDRFGRQFTYAVLALAILGFGLGTLWRDYDHGEMLLAAVGLGVAAIPEGLPAIVTIALAIGVQRMARRHAIVRRLAAVETLGAVDIICTDKTGTLTRNEMTIESVVTGAAAVEVTGVGYELGGFLTASDVPIAAGAIDGDLLEVIQGGLLCNDADVSRDATGAPQVAGDPTEIAFLILGYKAGRDYAVMRRSKPRIDQLHFTSERRFMATLHESGDGRRVLYAKGAPERLLDLCAIAPGSAERAAWDAAANRLGQRGQRVLAVAAAQGVALARLDDRGRDLPPMKLLGLVGMSDPPRPEAIQAIARCRAAGIRVKMITGDHVETARAIGRKLGFANAEQVVTGGAIDRMTPAELQRIAGDVDVFARTGPEHKLRLVEALQAAGAVVAMTGDGVNDAPALKRADVGIAMGKEGTEAAKEAAQLVLSDDNFATITAAVEEGRTIYENLRKTLTYLLPTNGGEAASIIVAILFGVTLPISPLQILWINLATEITLTLAIAFETAEPGLMRRSPRRRDAPLLDRTLLWRILFVTALMTAACFGTFLWEMSQSGHVALARTVAVNTLVGIEVAYLFNIRSLTGSVLNWKALTGNRVVLGAVAAILGLQAAFTYAPPMQSFFGTVAMPLASWGAVALCAGAAFLLIELEKLIKRQGARGNADSPAAA
- a CDS encoding bifunctional acetate--CoA ligase family protein/GNAT family N-acetyltransferase, with the protein product MSIRNFDKMMKPSSVALIGASPKRDSVGGVLTRNLLHRFKGPVGLVNPRHADIFGTAVVPHVGALDFIPDLAVIATPAPTVPGIVAELGGIGCKAAVVISAAFGSSAEGQALTQAMRDAARPHLLRILGPNCVGLMLPGLSLNASFAHLDPLNGPIAFLSQSGAIITSVLDWAKPRGIGFSCMVSMGEMADIDFGDMLDYLAGDPNTHSILLYVEAVTNARKFMSAARIAARSKPVIVIKAGRFAQTAKAVASHTGSLAGSDTVYDAAFRRAGMLRVFSLDELFAAAETLGNGRRIAGDRLAILTNGGGIGILATDELAAQDGKLAELSPGTQARLEAVLPPTWSHGNPVDIIGDATPERYAQAIGPLLTDPGSDVLLILNCPTAIAPSVQTAAAVIEAVRKADRPVLASWIGEQDARDARRLLAAAQIPSYETPEQAVRGFMHLVRYRRNQEILIQTPPSVPEQFVVDLPGAQAAVAAALGEGRSLLQGPEAQAILKAFAIPTVESIVATNGAEAMEAQRRIGRPVALKIRSPDISHKSDVGGVALNLDTPSDVAAALAAMREHIGRIKPEARIEGFTIEPMVGRTGAHELILGLSEDATFGPVILFGSGGVSVEVVADRAIALPPLNMALARELMARTRIHRLLQGYRDQPAADLDAIALTLVKLSQIAVDLPEVAELDINPLLADAKGVLAVDSRIRLKATSKPGASRLAIRPYPRQLEQPFPMPKGETLLLRPILPEDAPQLDTLVAHMSPQSMRMRFFSSIKELPSYIRARLTQIDYEREMALAVVSAGAPGKAEIFAVVRITADPDNDTAEFAIALRDELAGQGIGTRLMERMIAYAKDRGIRHMIGIVLMENVAMIDICRRLGFRIEYESGRPDAVRVTLDLVKETVPAS